The Sesamum indicum cultivar Zhongzhi No. 13 linkage group LG6, S_indicum_v1.0, whole genome shotgun sequence genome has a segment encoding these proteins:
- the LOC105164142 gene encoding probable (S)-N-methylcoclaurine 3'-hydroxylase isozyme 2, whose translation MQESMAELFLHSPQTHILLLPLLLLPLLYFIISKHLIKKPRNPPLPPGPTPCPFLATIHLLKPLTHVSLAQLSQTYGPLISLKLGMETLVVASSPAAAVEILKTNDRTFSARTVPHAVPLTASEIERLSFWGDALSDHLKNVRAICRAELFSAKSLEAQRRLWQEKVAEMVGSLRTKEGAAVDLGRVVFATVVNVFGNVLFSEDIVGVEEERCCNEVRGFLRGIIQAISAPNLADFYPLFVGKFDPHGLRKKHRESSERMWGLWERVVRERRRSAEAELKNRDFLDALISRGFTDEEINKLFEELLTAGIDTTTSTINRTMLELLSSPESMIKLQQELHSVLNQDSLTDFPLEQLPYLQACVKETLRLHPPAALLLAHRARETCLVMNYTVPRDARVLVNVWAIGRDPTVWEEPVEYRPERFLNSTRDFKGNDFELLPFGAGRRICPGLPMAAKIVPFLLAWLVYSFDWSLLDATVDETFRATSQMVQPLLLIPRARKMSPE comes from the exons ATGCAGGAATCCATGGCTGAACTCTTCCTTCATTCACCACAAACTCACATACTCCTTCTTCCACTTCTCCTCCTCCCTTTACTCTACTTCATCATTTCCAAGCATTTGATCAAGAAACCCCGCAATCCCCCACTCCCACCAGGCCCAACTCCATGCCCCTTCTTGGCCACAATCCATCTCCTTAAGCCACTCACTCACGTTTCTCTAGCCCAACTTTCCCAGACCTACGGCCCTCTGATCTCCCTGAAACTCGGAATGGAAACCCTCGTCGTCGCATCATCGCCCGCCGCCGCCGTGGAAATCCTCAAGACAAATGATCGGACGTTCTCCGCTCGGACCGTCCCTCATGCTGTCCCATTAACAGCGTCCGAAATCGAGAGACTCTCTTTCTGGGGCGATGCGTTGAGCGACCACTTGAAAAACGTGCGCGCGATTTGTCGGGCGGAGCTGTTCTCGGCCAAATCTCTGGAGGCCCAGCGGCGTCTGTGGCAGGAAAAGGTGGCGGAGATGGTAGGGAGTTTGCGGACGAAGGAAGGGGCGGCGGTGGATTTGGGGCGGGTGGTTTTTGCGACGGTAGTTAATGTTTTTGGGAATGTACTGTTCTCGGAGGACATTGTTGGGGTGGAGGAGGAGAGGTGTTGTAATGAGGTGAGAGGGTTCTTGAGGGGGATTATTCAGGCGATTTCTGCTCCGAATTTGGCTGATTTCTACCCGTTGTTTGTGGGGAAATTTGATCCTCATGGGCTGAGGAAGAAGCACAGGGAGAGTTCGGAAAGGATGTGGGGGCTGTGGGAGCGTGTTGTCAGGGAGAGGAGAAGATCGGCGGAGGCGGAGTTGAAGAACAGAGATTTCTTGGACGCGCTCATTTCCAGAGGGTTTACTGACGAAGAGATCAACAAATTGTTTGAG GAGCTGCTGACTGCTGGTATAGACACAACCACCTCAACAATCAACAGAACAATGTTAGAGCTACTGAGCAGTCCGGAATCCATGATCAAACTTCAACAAGAGCTTCATTCTGTACTCAATCAAGATTCACTCACAGACTTCCCCTTGGAACAACTACCTTATCTCCAGGCCTGTGTCAAAGAAACCCTCAGGTTGCACCCTCCTGCAGCGCTGTTGCTCGCCCACCGTGCCCGTGAAACATGCCTAGTCATGAACTACACTGTTCCCAGAGACGCTCGAGTACTGGTCAATGTTTGGGCAATCGGGCGTGACCCAACGGTGTGGGAGGAGCCGGTGGAGTACAGACCGGAACGGTTTCTCAACTCGACTAGGGACTTCAAAGGGAACGACTTCGAGCTCTTGCCCTTTGGTGCAGGGAGGAGGATCTGTCCTGGCCTACCCATGGCTGCAAAGATTGTTCCTTTCCTTCTTGCTTGGTTGGTGTATTCTTTTGATTGGTCACTTCTGGATGCAACTGTTGATGAGACGTTTCGGGCAACTTCACAGATGGTCCAGCCATTATTGCTGATTCCCAGAGCTAGAAAGATGAGTCCAGAATGA
- the LOC105164143 gene encoding F-box protein PP2-A13, whose amino-acid sequence MGLSFSFLARSGSSAPASSQETGLGDLPESCVASVLSYLDPPQICRVAMLNRAFRGASSADFVWESKLPLNYEDVIGRVFEKDGVLFKGLCKRDIYARLCRPNSFDGGTKRVWLDKTTGKTCMLISSNGLAITGIDDRRYWTRIPTEESRFYSVAYLQQIWWLEVYGEIEFPFPAGSYSLYFRLQLGRIHKRFGRRLCNSEHVHGWDKKPARFQLSTSDGQEETKQCYLREPGKWIHYHAGDFIIPNSCKSMKVKFSMTQIDCTHTKGGLCVDSVMIVPVDRTRLQRF is encoded by the exons ATGGGCTTATCGTTTTCGTTCTTGGCTCGGAGTGGAAGCTCCGCCCCCGCTTCTTCGCAGGAGACTGGGTTGGGGGACTTGCCAGAGAGCTGCGTGGCGTCGGTGCTGTCGTACCTTGACCCGCCGCAGATATGCAGGGTAGCAATGTTGAACAGGGCTTTTAGGGGGGCATCGTCTGCGGATTTTGTGTGGGAATCGAAGTTGCCGTTGAACTATGAAGACGTTATTGGAAGAGTATTTGAGAAGGACGGAGTTTTGTTTAAGGGTTTGTGTAAGAGGGATATCTATGCCAGGCTTTGTAGGCCTAATTCTTTTGATGGTGGCACCAAG AGAGTCTGGTTGGATAAGACAACAGGCAAGACTTGTATGTTGATATCATCAAATGGATTGGCTATAACTGGCATCGACGACAGGAGATACTGGACTCGCATTCCAACTGAAGAATCAAG GTTCTATTCCGTTGCATATCTCCAGCAAATCTGGTGGCTTGAGGTTTATGGGGAGATTGAGTTCCCATTCCCAGCAGGATCGTACAGTCTCTACTTCAGACTGCAATTGGGACGCATTCATAAGAGGTTTGGGCGTCGCCTTTGCAACTCCGAGCATGTTCATGGCTGGGATAAAAAGCCTGCAAGATTCCAGCTTTCAACTTCTGATGGTCAGGAAGAAACGAAACAATGTTACTTAAGGGAACCAGGAAAATGGATCCATTACCATGCAGGGGATTTCATCATCCCGAATTCTTGCAAGTCGATGAAAGTCAAATTCTCAATGACACAAATTGACTGCACGCACACAAAAGGTGGCCTTTGTGTAGATTCTGTAATGATAGTTCCTGTGGATAGAACCAGGCTGCAGCGTTTTTAA